In the Kwoniella mangroviensis CBS 8507 chromosome 3, whole genome shotgun sequence genome, one interval contains:
- a CDS encoding methionine aminopeptidase, type I: MTTCAGCGEKEASRLECPNCKKLGIAGSFFCDQDCFKKNSDNTHFPMSRAIHSIVQLAAQNEANKESTLPPSMRNYKFTGTLRPVYPLSPKRVVPPHIRRPDYADHPQGVSAIESTREKRIKILNSEEIEAMRYVCKLGREVLNYTASFIKPGITSDELDAICHQACIDRDCYPSPLNYAKFPKSVCISVNEVICHGIPDQRPLVEGDIVNLDVSLCFHSDLNATYPVGKIDDESADLIATTKKSVEEAMAICKPGVPYREIGNKIEEIVRPKGYSIVRRYTGHGVHERFHCEPNIVHYGGSKMPGKMEAGHVFTIEPMINLGTANLDHWKDDWTAVTLDGRRSAQFEETILITETGYEILTRPPTTTSSSSHKKKKKKSKSKANANGTATPNEGDETPEVGTPTGEAAEGVKELHVNGS, from the exons ATGACCACCTGTGCTGGATGtggtgagaaagaagcttcGAGGTTGGAATGTCCCAATTGCAAAAA ATTGGGCATAGCAGGTAGTTTCTTCTGTGATCAGGATTGTTTCAAGAAGAATT CTGATAATACTCATTTCCCAATGTCTAGGG CTATACATAGTATAGTCCAGCTAGCCGCTCAGAATGAAGCCAATA AAGAATCAACTTTACCACCAAGTATGAGAAATTACAAGTTCACCGGAACATTACGTCCTGTATATCCCTTATCGCCAAAGAGGGTCGTGCCGCCTCACATCAGAAGACCGGATTATGCAGATCATC CTCAAGGTGTATCGGCTATCGAATCAACtagggagaagaggattaAGATCTTGAACAGTGAGGAGATAGAAGCTATGAGATATGTTTGTAAG CTCGGACGAGAAGTATTAAATTACACAGCATCTTTCATCAAACCCGGTATAACATCCGACGAGCTAGATGCGATTTGTCATCAAGCTTGTATCGATAGAGACTGCTATCCCAGTCCGCTTAACTATGCCAAATTCCCCAAGAGTGTTTGTATAAGTGTCAACGAGGTCATCTGTCAT GGTATCCCTGACCAACGTCCATTAG TGGAAGGAGATATTGTCAATCTCGATGTATCCTTAT GCTTCCACAGTGATTTGAATGCGACGTACCCCGTCGGAAAGATAGACGATGAATCTGCCGATTTGATAGCTACAACGAAGAAGTcagtggaagaagctatggCTATTTGTAAACCCGGTGTACCATATCGAGAGATCGGTAATaagattgaagagattgTCAGACCGAAGGGTTATAGTATTGTCAGGAGATATACCGGACATGGTGTACATGAGCGT TTCCACTGTGAACCGAATATCGTACATTATGGAGGATCGAAGATGCCGGGTAAGATGGAAGCTGGACATGTTTTTACCATCGAACCTATGATCAATCTTGGTACAGCCAATCTCG ATCACTGGAAAGACGATTGGACAGCGGTGACGTTAGATGGTAGAAGGTCTGCTCAGTTTGAAGAGACTATCTT AATAACTGAAACAGGCTATGAGATCCTTACTCGACCACCCacaaccacctcatccagctcacacaagaagaaaaagaagaagtcgaaatCGAAAGCTAACGCGAATGGTACCGCGACGCCtaatgagggagatgagacTCCTGAAGTTGGAACTCCCACTGGAGAAGCTGCGGAGGGTGTGAAGGAGTTGCACGTCAATGGGTCTTAA